The DNA window TCTCGAAGGTCGCCCCGTCTCCGCGGTGCGCGATGACGACGACCTTGGAGCGCAGGTTGCGCTTCTTCCATTGCGCGGTGAGGCGCTCACCGAGCTGCTGGGTGATGTCATCGTCCGGATGGACCGCGCTCAGCGCCGTATAGATTTGATTGTTGAGATAGAACTGCTGCTCATTGGGCTTCGGCGCGGTGCACCACTGACTCAGCAGCGAGAAGCACCCGAGGATGGCCTGGTCGAGCGATGCGGCGATGGCAGGGGCATTCGGGAACTGCGCCACCGCGCCCCGCTTGAGTCGACCACTGATGCGGTTCAGCTTGCGCAGCTCCCTGTTGGCCAACAAGGTACTCGCCACCCCAGCCCGCCACTGATTGTCGAGGGAGGCCCAGAGCGTCGGGTTCTCCGCGATCTTCACGTCGAGCTTCGCCGGGTCCCATACGTCGGCCATCGGTACACCTCTCGCGTTCTCAGGTCGAACCGGTGCGTGTCTGCAAGCAGTGCACCACGCGACAGTCCGAGCGGCCTCGCCGGAGCGGGACACCGGCCGCGTGCACGAGGGACGCAATGACAGGTGGGGGCGTTCGACCAGGACGCGCTAGCCTCCAGGCCCCGCTCCCACCATGGACTCCGACAACCCCATCGTCCTGCTCCTCACCGAACGGCTGCGCATCACCCAGATGCCACCGGATGGCGCCGCCCGCGTCGTGGCCTACTACGAGGACAACCAGGCCCACCTGGACCCCGTCTCGCCCTCCCGCCCCGCCCACTTCCACACCACGACGTACTGGCGCACGCGGCTGGCCCAGGACCTGGAGGACTCGCGCCGGGACCTGGCCCTTCGGCTGGTGATGCTCCCCCGCTCGGAGCCGCCCTCGTCCGCGCCCGTCATCGGCAACATCACCCTCACGCACATCCGCCGAGGCCCCTTGCAGGCCGCGGACCTGGGCTATGGCCTGGACTACCGCCATGAGGGTCACGGCCTCATGACGGAGGGCCTTCGCGCCGTCTGCGCGCATGCCTTCACCACCATGGGCCTGCACCGCATCCAGGCGAACCACCTCCCGGAGAACCTCCGCAGCGCCGCGGTGCTGCGCCGGCTGGGCTTCACGGTGGAGGGCTACGCCCGCGACTTCCTGCGCATCAACGGCCGCTGGAGGGACCACGTGCTGACCTCCCTCACCGCCCCCGAGCGAGACTCCACCGCCGGGTAGTTCACGGCAGGCACCGCGTGTCCTCCAGGTGAAAGAGACACTGGCGAGGACGGCGGACAGCTCCTACAGATGCGGCCAGGAGGTGGAACCGTGGCGTATCTGTTCCTGCTGGCCGCCATCGCCAGCGAGGTGGTGGGAACCAGCCTGCTGAAGTCCACGCAGGGCTTCACGCGGTTGTGGCCCACCGTGGGCTGCCTCACCGCGTATGCCGTGGCCTTCGCGCTGCTGGCGCAGGCCGTGAAGCAGGTGCCCGTGGGCGTGGCCTACGCCATGTGGTCGGGGCTGGGGACCGCCGCCATCGTCACCATTGGCGTCGTCTTCTTCAGCGAGCCCCTGAGCCCCGTCAAGCTGCTGGGCGTGGGGCTCATCATCGGCGGCGTCATCCTGCTCAACCTGGGCGGCGGTGGAGCCCACTGAGCTCCGCGCTCAGCGCGGCGGCGCCGACGCCCTGGCGCTGCCGTTGGAGCCCGCGGGCAGGTGCGTGTCCAGCCACTCCACCGTGCGCCGCATCCGGTCCACGATGTGCTCCAGCCGGTTCAGGTTGTGGCCCTCGTCCGCATAGACGACGAGCTGCGTCTTCACCCCCAGCTCCTTCAGCGCGCGGTGGAACTCCAGGCTCTGCGTGACGGGGACCTCCAAATCCCGCTCCCCGTGCAGCACCAGCGTGGGCGTGCGCGCCAGCTTCACGTAGTTGATGGGCGAGCTGCGCGTGTACACCTCCGGCTCGTCGTACACGGACGCGCCGAAGTACGGCCGCATCCACGTGTCGATGCGGTTGGTGCCGTAGTAGCTCTGCCAGTTGGAGATGCCGGCGCCCGCCACCGCCGCGCGGAAGCGCTGCGTCTGCGTCACCGCCCACATCGACATGAAGCCGCCGTAGCTCCACCCCATCACCCCCAGCCGCGAGGGGTCCACCGGCGCCTTCGCCAGCACCGCGTCCACCCCCGCGACGATGTCGCGCAGGTCGCCGAAGCCGAAGTCGCGCCGGTTGGCCTGCACGAAGTCCTCGCCCTGGCCGAAGCTGCCCCGGTAGTTGGGCAGGAACACGTAGTAGCCGCGTGAGGTGAACATCACCACGTCCGGCTTGAAGGCGGGCACCGCGCCCGCCGCCGGCCCGCCGTGAATCATCGTCACCATGGGCGCTCGCGCCGGCCCCGTGGGCGCCAGCGCCGGAGCGGGCGCCACCAGCCACCCCTGCATCTCCATGCCGTCGCCCTTCCACGTCACCTCGCGCGTCTCTCCCACCAGCGCGCGGAAGTCATCCTCGCGGCGCGTGACACGCTCCCATCCCCCCACCGGCCCCACCCACACGTTGGGCGAGCGCGCATAGGACTCACGCACCACCGCGCTCGTCTTGCCGTCCCGCGACAGCGACAACCCCACCGGGCCCCCCGCGCTGATGCGCTCCGCGCCCTTCCACAGCAGCGACAGCTCGCCCTTCACCGGGTCCACCGAGGACACCGCCGACTCGCCCCCCTGCTGCGCCCCGAACACCAGCTTGCGCGGCGCCACCCAGTCGAGCGACATCGCCGTCGCCTTCATCTTGGGCGTGAGGTTGCGCGGCTTGCCGCCATCCAGCGGCACCACCATCACATCGCCCCCGTTGGAGCCCTGGTCGCTCATCAGCCCTTCGATGACGGCGACGTGCTTCCCATCCGGGCTCCACACTGGCTCCGCGAGCTGCCACTTGGGCGCGTACAGGACGCGCGCGCGGGCGTTCGCCGTCAGCTCCTGCACATGCAGCTTCGCCACCCACCAGTTCGCATCGCCCGGGGGCGGCGCCGCGGTGAAGGCCAGCCGCGTCCCATCCGCGCTCCAGGCGTACTCGTAGACGTAGAGCGACTCGGGAGAGACCACGCGGTGCGCGCCATCCGTCACGGACACCAGCGCCACGCGCCGCACGGGGCTCGCCTCGCGCACCACGCCCGTCTCACGCGCGCCGGGGGCCTTCGGCCCCTTGGCCTCGGCGGCGCCCGCGCCCTGCATCACCAGCACCGACAGCGACTCGCCATCCGGAGACCACCGCGGCGAGGCCAGCGGCCCCTCGAAGGACGTCAGCTTCCTGGCCACGCCCTCCTTGATGTCGGTGACGTACAGCTGCTGCTGCCCGCCCTGGTGCGCGTCGGAGAGGAAGGCCAGGCGCCGGCTGTCCGGGCTCCAGGCGAGGGAGTCCTCCTCACAGGCGCGCGACTCGGGACAGGCCCACACGCGCCCGGCCACGGGCGCCTCTCCGCCCGGCTCCAGCACGTAGATGTGGCTGCCACCCGTCAGGGCCGGCTCCACCCACGCCACCCGCTTGCCGTCCGGAGACATCACCACCTGGCGAAAGCGCGACGCACGCGCCACCGCGCCCAGGATGGCCTCCACCGCCGGCCTGCCCACCTTCGTGGCGCCGGTCTTCGCCGTCATGCCGCCGCGCAGCAGCTCCGCGCCCGCCGCGAAGTCCACCAACGGCGTGGCCTGCGCGGGCACACCTGCCTGCGCGAAGGCCGGGGTCATCCACCCCAGCACCACAGCCAAACCGACACTTCTCGCCACCATCCGAATCAACACGTCCCCCCACGAGTCAGGAAGAGGCCACCACACTACATGAGTGAGACGTTTCCGCGCCTACCCACTTGTTACAGCCACTTCGTTGGACCTCGGAGAATGTGCGAGGAAAGCCGCGTCCATCTCCAGACAGAATCCCAACTTCGTGGCGAGCCTGCGTGCATCCGGTGAAGACTGCCGTCCATGGCACGAACCGAGCTGGAGAAGATGCTGGCGGGTGAGCTGTACAACGCCATGGACGCGGAGCTCGTCGCGGGGAGGTCGCGCGCGCGCAAGCTCGTGCGCCTCTACAACGACACCGACATGGAGGACGCGGTCACCCGGCAGCAATTGCTGGGACAGCTCATCGGCAAGCTGGGCAAGGGCGTCTACATCGAGCCGCCCTTCCACTGCGACTACGGCACGTTCATCAGCCTGGGCGACCGCGTCTACATGAACTTCCAATGCGTCATCCTGGATTGCACCCATGTGACGATTGGTGACGACGTGGCCTTCGGCCCCAACGTCCACGTCTACGCGGCCACGCATCCCCTGGACGCGGACGAGCGCATCAAGGGCCCGGAGCTGGCGAAGCCCGTCACCATCGGCGCGAAGACGTGGGTGGGCGGAGGCTCCATCATCGTGCCGGGCGTCACCATCGGCGAGGGCGTCACCATCGGCGCCGGCAGCGTGGTGACGAAGGACATCCCGCCGTATGTCCTCGCGGCGGGAAATCCGTGTCGCGTCATCCGCGCATTGCGGTGACGCTTCAGCGCTTCGTCATGTCGAACAGCGCGCGCGCCTGCGGCCCCAAAAAGCCGTCGAAGTCCGGCGCGCGCTGCGCGATTTCGAAGTACGCGTAGGGCCACGGACGGCGGCCGCCCTCGCGCAGCGTCACCGACAGCGGCGCCGCCTGCGTGGCGGTCTGCCGCAGCTTCGTGCCCGGGGCACCCTCGATGTCCGACTTCATGGGCACGCCCGCGTCGCGCATGCGCCGCTGCCACACCTCCACGTCGTCCACCGAGCCCGTGAAGTGGTTCACCTTGCGGCCGAAGGCCAGGAGCCACGCGCCGTACTGCGACTCCTTCTCCAGCTCCAGCAGCGCGGCCTCCGACGGGGGCGGCGGCGAGCAGAACCACGCCGCCAGCGCCTCCACGTCCTCGGGCGGCGGCGAGTCATCCGGCAGCGTGGAGAGCAGCTCGCGCGCCCGCGGCGACAGCTCCTCCGACTTCAGCTCGGAGATGAAGACGCGGGGCAGCCCCGCGGGGTGCGACAGGTAGATGGCGGAGAGGTGCGCGTCGGGGAACGTGTACGCCCCCGCGGGCTTCCAGCCCAGCCGCTCGAAGGGACGCGAGAAGAGCGCGATGCCACCTCCGGGCCTCGCCAGCGAGCGCAGCGCGACATGGTCATTGCGAAAGCTGCCCCCGGAGAGCTCGACGAAGGTGCGCGCATACGGCACCTCCGCGGCATAGCGCTCCCAAAGCAGGTCCAGCAGCCGGGTGGCTTGTGCGGTCGTCATGGCCGCGCACTCTAGTCCGCCCGAAAAAGTGCGGCGGCGCGCGGCCCCGAGCCCTTGGAGGGGACTTCGTTCGGAGACGCGCGCCGCCCGCTTAGAGACTCGCCTTGGAGTTTCGAGTCTCTGTGTCCTTGGTATGCATTGACTTCCGTTCCGGCCCACGCCGCGCCACCCCGAAGTCGTGCGGCCAAATAGGGTGTGACGTTGGAAAACGCCAGCGCTACGCAAGCCTGAGCATCAAAGGCGCATTGCGCCACCCTGTAGCCCGGCTAATTGACACAATTGTGAACATAAAGTTTCGCCATTGCTGTGCTGCGGCATCTCGAAACGCTTGCCCGCACCGCCCGACCGCCTGCCCCGTCCCCAATGGCAGCTCTCGAATTCTCGCCGAGCGAAAGGGGCGCTTCATCAATCCACGAGAATAAGTTCAGGGCCCCTTGGCGGGCTGGCCGCTCAGTGGAGGTGCTCGGGGAGCATGGGCAGGCCGTGGAAGAAGCGGCGGCCGCTCTCGAAGCGGCGGTGGAAGCAGACGCGGTCGTCGAGGTACAGCCGGGCCATGTCCTCCTCGCCGTAGGCGCGGAAGAAGGCGGCGCGGGCCTCATCACACGCGGCCTCGTATTCGGCGCAGAGGGCCTCCCAGTCCTCGGGGGCCGACTCCTCGTCATCGCTCCAGACGCCATCCAGCATGCCGTACTCGCGCTCCATCAGGTCGAGTTCGAGCGCGAGGCGCTGGACGCGAGGCATCTCCGTCAGGGCCTCGTCCGCCATGGTGGTGAGGATGTGGGCCACCAGGAAGAAGCCGGCGTCGGGGGGGACCACTCCCTCCTCTCGCGCGGCGCGGAAGGCGACGAGGAGCTGCGCGTCCATCGCGTCGTCACCGAGCTCCAGGAGTCGCGTGGCGAGCCCACGCCACCGGTCCTCCGTCTCTCGTGCCTCCTGGAGGGCCTGGGCTAGCTCGGGGTCGCGCGTCTTCTTCATCTCGTGCTCCTGTGGGGAATGCCCCCGAAGCTCTCATCCGGGTCTGACGTGTGCTGCGCGTCTCCACGGACGTGGGCCGTCACGGTGGCTTCAATGGGTGTTGGGTGATGAACGGGGTGGGCGTCGGGTGTCCTTCAGTGGACGCGTGGGTGGTCCCCCAGACCCATGAGGCCTGGTGCGGTTGGACATCCACGCGGGGCGCGGCGTTCCCCAGCGAAAGCGGTGCTGGCCAAGGGAACGCCCGCGTCACTCGCGAGCCGTGGGAGGGGAGGGGCCCTCTGGAATGAAGCGCGACATGCCAGGGAAGCACGAACGGGCCCCGCGGCCATTGCGCGGAACTCCACGGCTCCGTCGGCGACGGAATGCGTTCACCTGGAACGCACCACGCGTCGGCCCCCGACGCATGACGCGTCGAGACGGCCCCCACTCAGCCCGCCCCGACAGAGGGGAAAGCCGCCCTGCACGTGCGCTGGCCGACAGTTTGCTCTGGGCCGACTCCACACGCTGGTTCTCGCGTGAATCGCACACAGACATCGAAAGGCGTGCTCGTGTCAGATCAGTTCATCGGTGAGATCAGGATTTTCGCGGGGAACTTCGCGCCGCTGGGGTGGGCGTTCTGCGAGGGGCAGCTCCTCTCCATCGCGCAGAACCAGGCACTCTTCGCCATCCTCGGCGTCACGTATGGCGGCAATGGCCAGACCACCTTCGCGCTGCCGGACCTGCGCGGTCGCTATCCCATGCAGGCGGGCCAGGGCCCCGGGCTCTCGCCTCGCTCCCTGGGTGAGCAGGGCGGAGTGGAGACCGTGACGCTGATTTCTAGCCAGATGCCCGCGCACAACCACTCGCTCAACATCAGCTCGCAAAACGGCGACACGGAGACGCCCGTGGGGACGGTGCTCGCGGCGGACACCTCCGCCACCATCACCAACTACCGGTCCGCGCCCATCGACGGGACGATGAACCCCATGGCCATCGGCATCGCGGGCGGAACCCAGCCCCACCAGAACATGTCCCCGTTCCTCGTCCTCAACTTCATCATCGCCCTGGAAGGCGTGTTCCCCTCGCGAGGCTAGCGGCCCGGCGTGTCGTGGCGCGGACACTCGTGAGGGTGTCCTCGCGGCCGGAGTGGGCGGGACGCGACACTCGCCAGGGCATCGAGGCGGGGAGACTCGCTTCTGGACGAGGGACTGCATACCCCACGCGGCGAGGCGTGCGTCGACCGGCATGGGGGAATGGTGGAGGACGAGCGAGGGGCGGGACAGCACTCCCAGGTGACACCCAAGACGGTGTTCACCGTGTGCTTCGCGGTGCTGGCGGTGCTGGCGCTCGTGGTGCTGGTGGTGCGCACGCGCGTCGCGCTCACGCTGACGGGGCTCGCGGCGTTGCTCGCCCTGGCGCTGGAGCACGGGGTGGCGCTGCTGGAGAGCAAGAAGGTCCCTCGGGCCTTGGCCATCGCGCTGATGCTGACGGGGGCGCTGACGGCCCTGGCGGCGCTGGCCCTGCTGGTCATTCCCGCCGCGGTGGCGCAAGTGGATGCGCTGATGGTGCAGTGGCCCCAGCTCTGGCGGGAGGTGCGTGAGTCGCGGCTCAGCCGGGTCTTCGTCCAGCGGATCCACAACCTGGGCTGGAAGCCGGGGCTCGACATCGCGACACCGGAGCTGGCGGGGGGCACGGTGCCGACGCTCGTGATGCATGCGATTGGCAGCGTGGTGGGGCTCTTTGGCGGAGCGCTGAGCGTCTTCTTCCTCGTGGTGTTCATGCTGGTGTTCGGCGGGGGGCTGCTGCGACGGCTGCTCGAACTGCCCCGGCCGGAGCACCGCCAGCGCTACGTGCGCGTGCTGCGCAACGTGTACGAGGCCACGGGCGGCTATCTGATTGGGCTCACGCTCATCTGCACGTTCAACGCGCTGCTCACGTCCACGGTGCTGGCGGTGCTCGGCGTGCCGTACTTCCTGCCGCTGGGCATCCTCAGCGGCTTCTCCAGCATGGTGCCCTACGCGGGCCCCGTGGTGGCCGGAGGCTTCATCACCCTGCTGACGTGGGCGACAGGGGGCATGTGGCTGGCGCTCGGCGTGCTGGCGTACTTCGCGCTGTACGGGCAGCTCGAGGGCAACGTGCTGGCGCCGCTCGTGTTCCGGCGCACGGTGCACGTCAACCCGCTGGTCGTCCTGCTGGCGGTGCTGTTCTGCGCGGAGCTGGCGGGCATCGTCGGCGCGGTGGTGGCGGTGCCCGTCGCGGCGTCGGCGCAAATCATCATCCGGGAGGTGCTCCTGTTCCGGCAGGAGCGCCTGGTCGCGCGGCCTCCCTCCTCCACGTCGGTGTCTTGACGCCCCCGCGAGCGGTCAGCTCCCGGCGACCTCTCGCAGCGAGTCCTCCACGCCCGACAGCAGCTCCTCGAGCACCGAGTCCGGGATGTTGAGCGCGGGCGCGATGTAGACCGTGTCCCCGAGCGGGCGCAGGTAGAGGCCTCGGCGCTTCGCGGCCTCGTACACGCGCCAGCCACTGCTCGCGAGATAGCCCCCGCCACCCAGGTCCACCGCGCCCACCATGCCCACGGCACGCGGACGCACCAGGCCCGGAATGGAGGAGGCCATGCGCTCGAAGGCGGCCTTCACGAGAGGCGCCTTGCGCGCCACCTGCCCCAGGATGTCCTCGGTGCGGTACACCGCGAGCACCTCGCGAGCAACAGCCGCGCCCAGCGGGTTGCCGCAGTACGAGTGCCCGTAATACAGCGCGCGCGAAGACGCCCCCAGGAAGCCCGAGAAGATGCGCTCCGAGGCGAGCGTCGCGGCGAAGGGCATCAAGCCGCCCGAGAGCGCCTTGGCCAGACAGAGCACGTCGGGCACCACGCCGGCCAGGTCCACGGCGAAGCGCGCACCGGTGCGGCCCAGGCCGGTGAAGACCTCGTCGGCGATGAGGAACGTGTCCACCGCGCGGGTGGCCTCGCGCACCGCGCGCAGGAAGTCCGGCGAATACATCTGCATGCCAGAGGCGCCCTGAATCACGGGCTCCACGATGACCCCCGCAATCTCCTCCGGATGCTCGCGAAGCGCGGCCTGCACCTCGTTGAAGGCGCGCTCCCAGCCGCCCTCCTCCGCGGGCGACGGCACATGCACCACATCGAAGAGGAGCGGGCCGAACACCTCGCGGAACAGCGGCACGCCGCCCACGCTGGTGGAGCCAATGGTCTCTCCGTGGAACGCCCCCGACAGCGTGATGAAGCGCGTGCGGCGCGGGCGGCCGTTCTGCGCCCAGTACTGGGCCACCATCTTGATGGCGACCTCGACCGCCGTGCTGCCGTTGTCGGAGTAGAAGACGCGCGTCAGCCGCTCCGCCAAGGGGAGCTCCGGGCGGTCCGAGCCCGGCGCAATCGCGGCCAGCTCCGTGGCGAGCGCGACGGCGGGCTCATGAGTGATGCCCGCGAGCGAGACATGCGGCAGCTTCCCCGCCTGCTCGGTGAGCGCGCGCAAGAGCCGGGGGTGACGGTGCCCCAGGGTGGAGACCCACCAGGAGCCGTTCGCATCGAGGTAGCGCTTCCCGTCGACGTCGAAGAGGTAGCACCCCTCCGCGCGGTCAATGACCAGGGGGTTGGTCCCCGCGATGTAGGCCTCCATGGCGGTGTACGGATGCCAGACGTGCGCCTTGTCCAGCAGGACGATGTTGGCCCGCTCCATGTGGGTGCTCCTGTCTCGATGCGTGTGGGGTGCGAGGGCTTGGTACCGGAAATCGAGCCCCTGGCGGCGCGCGTCATGCGGGGACGCGGTGCGTCTTGCTGATAGGGGCCTGTAGCCAGGGCCCGTTCCACCGCCTGGAGGCCCCGCCTTTCGGCCGCGGCTGACGAAGCCATGACATGGCCGGTGTTACCCGGACACCACTACCGAACCGGGAACCCGCCATGGCCGTCCTCGCCTTCTTCGTCTCGCACTGGCTGCTCTGCGTCTTCTTCCAGAGCTTCTTCCAGCACCGGTACTCCGCGCACCGCATGTACACCATGGGTCCGCGCACGGAGCGGGTGATGCACCTGCTCACCTACCTGGTGCAGGGCTCGTCGTACCTGTCGCCCAAGGCCTACGCCATCCTGCACCGCGAGCACCACGCCTTCTCGGACACGGAGAAGGACCCGCACTCGCCGCACTTCTTCACGGACGTGTTCCGGATGATGATGCACACGAAGAAGCGCTACGACGACTACACGAACGGCAAGGGTCAGCCGGAGGCCCGCTTCCTGGGCGGTTACCCCGAGTGGCCGCTGGTGGATGACACGCTGCGCACCTCGTGGGTCGCGACGCTCTTCTGGGTGGCGGCGTACTCGTCGTTCTACATCGCGTTCGCCACGTCGCCCTGGCAGTTCCTGCTCTTGCCCATCCACTTCCTGATGGGGCCGGTGCACGGGGCCATCGTGAACTGGTGCGGCCACAAGTACGGCTACCGGAACTTCAACAGCAGCGACAAGTCACGCAACACGCTGCCCGTCGAGGTGCTGTGCATGGGCGAGCTGTTCCAGAACAACCACCACAAGTACGGCAGCAGCCCGAACTTCGCGGCGCGCAAGTTCGAGGTGGACCCCACGTGGCAGGTGATGCGCGTGCTGGCGAAGCTGGGTGTCATCCGCATCGCCACGCCGCAGCGGGCCGTGTGGCCGGAGCCGCGCGAGGCCGTTCGTGAGGCGGGGGCGGCTCGGGCCGCCTGAGCCGTCGTTCCGCTGAACGTTGAACTCGGGGCTGGTGGAAGGACACCCGGGGAGAGGGCCTGACGGTCCGCCCCTGGGGCACAAGGCAGGTGACGGGCCGCCCGGGGCCCGTTCCCTCGCCTTCTCCTCCCGGACCCAGGGGTGGCCAGGCGGCGCGGACGCGGAGGGCGCGTTAGAACTGCCCTCCCGTGCCCACTGACACCCCGCTCCGCCTTCGCATCCTCGACGCAGTGACGGACGTCCCGGCCGCTGACTGGGACTCGTTGACCGGGCAGGATGCGCCCCCCTTCATCCGGCACGCCTGGCTGGCGGCGATGGAGGAGAGCGGCAGCGCCACCGAGGAGACCGGGTGGGCGCCGCACCACCTGACGCTGTGGCGAGGCCCCACGCTGGTGGCCGCCGCGCCCGCGTACCGCAAGTTCCACAGCATGGGCGAGTACATCTACGACTTCGGCTGGGCGGATGCCGCCGCTCGGGCGGGCGTGGAGTACTACCCGAAGCTCATCGTCGGTGGACCGCTGTCACCGGCCACGGTGCCGCGCCTGCTCATCGCGGAGGGCGAGGACGTGCCCCTCCTGCGCAAGGCGCTCCTGTCCGCGGCGGTGCAGAGCGCGCAGGAGTCGGGCTGTTCCTCCGTGCACTTCCTCTACCCGACGGACGATGAGGCGGACTTCCTGGAGGAGCAGGGGCTGGCGCGGCGGGTGACGCTCCAGTTCCATTGGAAGAACCCGGGGTACGGCAGCTACGACGACTACCTCTCGCGCTTCGACTCCAAGCGACGCAACCAGCTCAAGCGCGAGCGCGCGGCGGCGGCCACGCAGGGCATCCTGCTGCGCACGGTGCGGAGCGAGGAGCTGACGGCGGCGCATGCGAAGCGCGCGTATGAGTTCTACACGGCGACTTGTGAGCGGCATGCGTGGGGACAGGTGCAGCTCACGCCCGGGTTCTTCGCGCGTGTCTTCAAGGCGATGCCGGACACGGTGGAGATGGTGGAGGCGGTGCGCGAGGGCCAGGTCATCGCGGGTGCGTTCAACCTCGCGACGAAGGAGCGGCTCTATGGCCGCTACTGGGGCAGCGTCGAGGAGCACCCGTTCCTGCACTTCCATGTCTGCCTGTATCACTCGGTCGACGACTGCATCCGCTCGGGCCGCAAGGTGTTCGAGCCGGGCGCGGGCGGTGAGCACAAGGTGTCTCGAGGCTTCGAGCCCACGGCGGTGCACAGCGCCCACGTGATTTTCGACCGGAGGCTGGATGGCGCCGTGAGAGACCACGTGCGCCGCGAGCGGGCCCGGCTCAACATGGCCGTGGAGGAAGCCGAGCAGATCTGCGGCCTCAAGCCCTGGCCGCTCCCGTCGAAGGCGTAGGACCCCTGCGCTAGAACCCGAGTCCGGAAAGGCAGGCCGATGCCAGGAATCGTCACGTCGTGGGACACGTGGTGCGAAGAGCAGACGCGCGCGGGCTTCACGGCGCATCAGGGAGCCGAGCCCCTCACGCGAGAACAACTCGAGCGCTACGAGGCGGCCTTCTGGCGCAGGGGCTTCGAGCTCGGCGGAGGATTGCGTGAGCTGCTCGAGGCGCGCGGCATCATCTGGGCCGCGTCCTACGAGTGCTCCGACGGGAGCCGCATCCCGGGCCTGCGCCTGCCGAGCGACGTGCGTCAGCTCGACGACCATGACTGGC is part of the Myxococcus landrumus genome and encodes:
- a CDS encoding GNAT family N-acetyltransferase, encoding MPTDTPLRLRILDAVTDVPAADWDSLTGQDAPPFIRHAWLAAMEESGSATEETGWAPHHLTLWRGPTLVAAAPAYRKFHSMGEYIYDFGWADAAARAGVEYYPKLIVGGPLSPATVPRLLIAEGEDVPLLRKALLSAAVQSAQESGCSSVHFLYPTDDEADFLEEQGLARRVTLQFHWKNPGYGSYDDYLSRFDSKRRNQLKRERAAAATQGILLRTVRSEELTAAHAKRAYEFYTATCERHAWGQVQLTPGFFARVFKAMPDTVEMVEAVREGQVIAGAFNLATKERLYGRYWGSVEEHPFLHFHVCLYHSVDDCIRSGRKVFEPGAGGEHKVSRGFEPTAVHSAHVIFDRRLDGAVRDHVRRERARLNMAVEEAEQICGLKPWPLPSKA